Genomic window (Chromatiales bacterium):
CGCAGACCGCCAAGCAGCGTGTAGGCAACGCAGATCCAGACAATCACGGTCATGCCGATGCGGTAGTCAATACCGGTCAGCGCGTGGATCAGCACGCCGCCGGCCATGCCCATGGAGATCAGCCAACCCAGCGCATAGAAGAAGGAAATCAGCAGGAACACCCGCCATGCCGTATTGCCGTAACGAAGCCGGATGAAGTCACCACTGGTGAATGCGCCGGGCATCAGTGCGCGGATGCGGCGCGCCAGCGGCGCGAACAGCAGCAACCCGATCGAGCCCAGCGAATAGCCGATCATGCCCCAGAGCCCAAGCTGCAGGGCGAGCTGCGGCGCGGCCATGGTGGTGTTCGAGGTGACCCAGGTCGCCATCGCCGTGGCCGTACCCAGCGCGAGCCCAACCTTGCGCCCGGCGAGCATGTAACCCTCCAGATCACGATTGCGACGCCCGAACGACCAGCCGAGCACGACCCACAACGCGCTGAACAACGCAAGGATCAACCAGCCCGTACTGCTGTCGAGCACGGCGGAGTTGACGACGTTCACGCGGCCACAACCAGCTCCGCTAATTCGGCGATGAATTCGTCTGTGGACATCACGCGCGCATAGCGGTCGGTCATGGTCGTGATGGTTGCATGCTGCAGTTCCGGTGTTACGGTCGCGCAACCATCGGAGATCAGCGTGACGTGGAACCCGAGGTCACAGGCATCGCGAATGGCCGTTGACACGCACTCGTTTGAATACACACCAACGACCACAAGCCCGGTGATGTTCAGATTGCGCAGAATGTATTCAATATTCGTCGAGGTGAACACGCCCGACGCCGTCTTGTTGATGACGATCTCGTCGCCCACCGGTGCCACTTGTTCGAGAAACTGCGCTTCCCGCGAGCCGGGCGGCGCGTGCAGGCCGAGTCGTTTGTGCCCCGGACCTCGATCGCGGCCGTCCTGTGTCAACGACTGTATGCGCGTGTGAATGACCTCCAGCCCGCGCGCGCGAAACGCGTCCTGCAGACGGCGAACATTCGGCAGCACCAGTGCATCGAGCCGCTCGAAGTAGTAGGTCTGTGCCTGCTCGGGAACGCCGGATCGCTTTGCATCCGCGAACACTCCACAACCACGCGCGGCGTCGAGATATTGAAGATCAATGCACAGCAGTGCGGTATCCGCATGGCGGATCGACGTACGGACCGCCGGCGTTTCCGTGATCGCATGTCGATACGATTCGCGCAGCGGGTCAACGTTCAGAAAGGCATCGGCCGATTGCGTGGATTTACTCATGAATACATTCCGAATCAGGCGGCGAGTCGAAGCAGTGTGCCAATCAGCACGTTCGTGCCGGTTTCGATATCGCGCAATGAAGTCCACTCCGCCGGCGAATGGCTACGGCCATCACGGCTGGGGACGAAGATCATTCCGGCCGGCGCGATGGAGGCCATGATCTGCGTGTCATGGGCGGCCCCGCTGGGCAGCCGCATGGCATTGACCTCGCGCTCGGCCGCGGCGGCCTCGATGGCGGAGACCACGCTGTCGTGACAACGTACCGGCGCGATCTCGCTGAGCACCTCGAACTCGAACATCAGCCCGCGGCGTCGCGCGATCGCTTCCAGCGTGCGCCGGAATGCACTTGCAAGATCGGCGAGTACAGCCGGATTGGTATCGCGAACATCCAGCGAAAACTCAGCGATTCCCGGCACCACGTTCGCCGCTCCCGGATGCAACTGCACGCGACCGACTGTTGCGCGGCTGCGCGGACTGCCGTATTCCTCGAGCACGCGCGTCATCTGCTGTGCAAATTCCGCCATGCCCTGGAACGCATCGCGACGCAGGTCCATCGGCGTGGTACCCGCATGGTCGGCGGCACCCGTGTAACGCACATTCCATTTGAACAGCCCGGTGATCGCCTCGACGACTCCGAGTGGAACCTGCTGGCGGTCGAGCACCGGACCCTGCTCGATATGCAGTTCAACGAAGGCAAGGATGCTTCCGGGCGCGCGGTGTGCCGCAAGCGCTTCGCGGGCGTCCATCCCGTGCTCGGCCATCGCTTCAGTCAACTTGACGCCGTCGAGGTCTTCCGCGGCCGCGAGATCCTCCGGCGTCAGTTGCCCGCACAGCGCCTGCGATCCGAACAGGCCGCCGAAACGGCCCTCTTCGTCGCTGAAACCAACGAGTTCGACGCGGTGGCGCAGGCCCAAATCTGACTCCGCCAGCACACGCAGGGCCTCAAGGCCACAGATCACGCCGAGCGCGCCATCGAGATGACCCGCGCCGGGCACGGAATCCAGGTGCGAGCCTGTCATGACGGTGGTGGCGGTCGCATCACCCAGCCAGCCGCTGACGTTGCCGGCGCCGTCCATCGCATGGGGCAATCCCGCGGCTTCCAGCCGCTCACGCAGCCAAGCGCGCGCCTGCATATCGGCGGCGCTGAACGCGGTGCGGTGGATGCCGTGGTCGCTGGCCCGACCGATCCCCGACAACTCATCGAGGTCCGCTCGTAGACGCTCGAGGTTGCATGCGAGCATCGGTGAACGGACTCGACTCATGTGCGTCGTGCGCCGACGACGATCATCGCGGTAGTCGCGACGAATACCAGCGCACCCACGGCAAAGAAGCCGAGCGCGCGCGACAGGGGATGATGGTTCACGGATACAGTGACGGGCTCGCTCCATGTGACCTCACCCATCGGACGTACCTCGTAGCGATAGACCCCGTCCGGCTTGCCGGAGACCAGGCGTGCGGTGTCGGGCCCGTGATAGGCGATGCGTGACGAGCCTGACCGTTCGGTCTCACGCAACTCGAAGACCGACGGCCCAACACCGTCCCAACTCAGGGTGAAGTAGCCGGCGCTGGCGACCTCGGTGTCGCTGCGCAATTGGAGGGGGCCGGCGGTGGCGATGGTGCTGGCCATGCAGAACACTGCAAGCAGCACCGCGCCGGAACTGGCCGCAAAGCAGTTCATGGCGTAGCCGTCCAGACGGGAAACGGCGAAATTGTTTAGTAGGCTAAAGATTTTGCCGGGCCGAAGCAACCGCAGCCCAGCGATGATCGAGGTCTATGGTCGCTGCCTCCCGTGCCGAACACCCTCTCCCGCTGCCCAGTCGGCCCGCTTGCGTCGCCATCAACCATACAGACATGAAAGACCAGTTTGGAATAAGCCAGCCCTCAGCTAACATGGATCAGGCGCGCATACGCCGCGGCGCAGACGGCTCGAACTACCCATCCTTGCGGATCCCGCTCCATGCCCAGAAACGATTTGTCTGCAAATCATCCGCACCGGGCCAACGGCTCGCCAGGCGACCAGTCAGAGCAGATGCTCG
Coding sequences:
- a CDS encoding cysteine hydrolase; this encodes MSKSTQSADAFLNVDPLRESYRHAITETPAVRTSIRHADTALLCIDLQYLDAARGCGVFADAKRSGVPEQAQTYYFERLDALVLPNVRRLQDAFRARGLEVIHTRIQSLTQDGRDRGPGHKRLGLHAPPGSREAQFLEQVAPVGDEIVINKTASGVFTSTNIEYILRNLNITGLVVVGVYSNECVSTAIRDACDLGFHVTLISDGCATVTPELQHATITTMTDRYARVMSTDEFIAELAELVVAA
- a CDS encoding Zn-dependent hydrolase, which translates into the protein MLACNLERLRADLDELSGIGRASDHGIHRTAFSAADMQARAWLRERLEAAGLPHAMDGAGNVSGWLGDATATTVMTGSHLDSVPGAGHLDGALGVICGLEALRVLAESDLGLRHRVELVGFSDEEGRFGGLFGSQALCGQLTPEDLAAAEDLDGVKLTEAMAEHGMDAREALAAHRAPGSILAFVELHIEQGPVLDRQQVPLGVVEAITGLFKWNVRYTGAADHAGTTPMDLRRDAFQGMAEFAQQMTRVLEEYGSPRSRATVGRVQLHPGAANVVPGIAEFSLDVRDTNPAVLADLASAFRRTLEAIARRRGLMFEFEVLSEIAPVRCHDSVVSAIEAAAAEREVNAMRLPSGAAHDTQIMASIAPAGMIFVPSRDGRSHSPAEWTSLRDIETGTNVLIGTLLRLAA
- a CDS encoding fibronectin type III domain-containing protein, giving the protein MNCFAASSGAVLLAVFCMASTIATAGPLQLRSDTEVASAGYFTLSWDGVGPSVFELRETERSGSSRIAYHGPDTARLVSGKPDGVYRYEVRPMGEVTWSEPVTVSVNHHPLSRALGFFAVGALVFVATTAMIVVGARRT